From Silurus meridionalis isolate SWU-2019-XX chromosome 14, ASM1480568v1, whole genome shotgun sequence, a single genomic window includes:
- the LOC124397159 gene encoding zinc finger CCHC domain-containing protein 12-like, giving the protein MESDYDTWRSNVEFHLTDANLSARHIVRKIVESLSPPATNVVKHLGLNATPRDYISLLDSAYGVVDDGDELFAKFLNTNQNTGEKPSSYLQRLQLVLNKVISRGGIVASDLERQLIKQFCRGCWDNSLITNLQLEQKKHNPPSFSEFLLLLRTEEDRQAAKSSRMKQHLGLSKTKAQACSLTTKDYVTNDMDNAIAADATSSASTHNLEKQLTQLQAQVASLKASLSGNSNQTATKKTRPKAKVSTEENTLCSGDLKLTKKPRPGYCFKCGEDGHIASSCSNEPNYDLVEVKRNQFKQKQKAWENQNKLDLN; this is encoded by the coding sequence ATGGAATCTGATTATGACACATGGCGTAGCAATGTTGAATTCCACCTTACGGATGCCAACCTGTCTGCCAGACACATTGTAAGGAAAATAGTGGAAAGCCTCTCTCCACCTGCTACTAATGTTGTAAAGCATCTTGGGCTGAATGCAACCCCCAGAGATTATATCAGTCTGCTTGACTCAGCATATGGCGTtgttgatgatggagatgagctCTTTGCAAAATTCCTGAATACCAATCAAAATACAGGTGAAAAACCTTCTAGCTACTTGCAAAGACTGCAGCTAGTGTTAAATAAAGTAATTAGTAGAGGAGGTATTGTTGCCAGTGACTTAGAACGGCAGCTGATTAAACAATTTTGCAGAGGTTGCTGGGACAACAGTTTGATTACCAATCTTCAGCTTGAGCAGAAGAAACACAACCCTCCCTCGTTTTCAGAATTCTTACTTTTGTTACGTACTGAGGAGGACCGGCAAGCAGCTAAGTCCTCTCGGATGAAACAACACTTGGGCCTTTCTAAAACCAAAGCCCAGGCATGTTCTCTAACAACGAAGGATTATGTCACCAATGATATGGACAATGCAATTGCTGCAGACGCAACATCCTCTGCCAGTACACACAACCTGGAAAAACAACTCACCCAGCTGCAGGCTCAAGTGGCCTCTCTGAAAGCATCCCTGAGTGGTAACTCCAACCAGACCGCTACTAAGAAAACAAGGCCTAAAGCTAAGGTCTCTACTGAAGAAAACACCTTATGCTCAGGTGACTTAAAGCTCACAAAGAAGCCTCGTCCGGGCTACTGTTTCAAGTGTGGTGAGGATGGCCATATTGCTTCATCTTGCAGTAATGAGCCGAACTACGATTTGGTTGAAGTTAAGCGCAAtcagtttaaacaaaaacaaaaggccTGGGAAAACCAGAACAAACTTGATTTAAACTAA
- the lasp1 gene encoding LIM and SH3 domain protein 1, producing MNPLCSRCNRVVYPTEKVNCLDKFWHKGCFSCEVCKMTLNMKNYKGFDKKPYCNAHYPKTSFTSVADTPENLRLKQQSKMQSQVLYKEEFEKSKGKGFSVVADTPEMQRIKKTQDQISNIKYHEDFEKSKMGGEVPHPPPQHNTTPAYQPPAASQNYHYEPEPVRQAAAAPPPSSGKRYRAVYDYAAADEDEVSFLDGDVIVDVQPIDEGWMYGRVERTGQQGMLPANYVEAI from the exons ATGAATCCGCTGTGCAGTAGATGTAACCGAGTCGTGTATCCTACGGAAAAAGTGAATTGCCTTGACAAG TTCTGGCATAAAGGATGTTTCAGCTGTGAGGTATGCAAGATGACTCTAAACATGAAGAACTATAAAGGCTTTGATAAGAAACCATACTGCAATGC ACACTACCCGAAAACGTCATTCACGAGTGTTGCTGACACTCCAGAAAATTTACGCCTGAAACAGCAGAGCAAGATGCAGagccag GTGCTCTACAAGGAGGAGTTTGAGaagagcaaaggaaaaggcTTCAGTGTTGTAGCTGACACACCGGAGATGCAGAGAATTAAGAAAACACAAGACCAGATCAGCAAC ATTAAATATCATGAGGATTTTGAGAAGAGTAAAATGGGAGGAGAAGTTCCCCATCCACCACCTCAACATAACACAACTCCAG caTACCAACCCCCGGCTGCATCGCAGAACTACCACTATGAGCCAGAACCGGTGCGCCAAGCTGCGGCAGCTCCTCCGCCCAGCTCTGGG AAACGTTACCGAGCAGTGTATGACTACGCAGCAGCTGATGAGGATGAAGTGTCATTCCTAGACGGGGATGTGATTGTAGACGTGCAGCCAATCGATGAAGGATGGATGTATGGGAGAGTGGAACGTACTGGTCAGCAGGGCATGCTGCCTGCTAACTATGTAGAggccatttaa